A section of the Lineus longissimus chromosome 1, tnLinLong1.2, whole genome shotgun sequence genome encodes:
- the LOC135498023 gene encoding uncharacterized protein LOC135498023: MKCAHGFYLESRPGSPPGSCEPCDKVCHPAFLNCSIEYCQEYWNQMYVLLTETPTDPPSSSRAVKNGLAIGLGVTVAVLVIITIIVIGVYYLKKRRKKPSKSPSSMELKNQAYMVLKKPEDEFGEEKQVSVGQAKGHVPHKARGRLESGESEKGETYDLDDILDVIGD, translated from the exons ATGAAATGTGCGCATGGCTTCTACCTCGAGTCTCGGCCCGGGTCTCCTCCTGGGAGCTGTGAACCGTGTGATAAGGTCTGCCATCCAGCGTTCCTGAACTGTTCCATCGAATACTGTCAAG AGTATTGGAATCAAATGTATGTCCTCCTCACGGAGACACCGACAGATCCACCGTCATCGTCAAGAGCCGTAAAAAATGGCCTGGCAATCGGATTGGGAGTGACCGTAGCTGTTTTAGTCATTATCACGATCATAGTCATAGGAGTTTACTACCTTAAAAAGAGGCGAAAGAAG CCGTCGAAATCCCCGTCTTCTATGGAATTAAAGAACCAAGCATACATG GTTTTAAAAAAGCCTGAAGACGAATTTGGCGAAGAAAAGCAAGTGAGTGTTGGCCAAGCGAAGGGACATGTGCCGCACAAAGCCAGAGGAAGG TTGGAGAGTGGCGAGAGCGAAAAAGGAGAAACGTATGATTTGGATGATATCTTGGATGTCATTGGAGATTAA
- the LOC135485770 gene encoding FMRFamide receptor-like: protein MNTSDNDSQGFDFWTRNNKTFIISSRDIPSSCEGALATWHGNALFITLGCILGVVALVGIIANILSIVVFSRMTHKSSTTFLIQMLAFVDSVFLLANILVFTLFNWFSALGYLCSYLVIFSSVLPYLWGFLEIARDYAVWLVPVVTLERYVAIYYPLSMSKFCRITIAWKILLGLFLYVIVFNVPSFLQYTKGSYNMDIKGKITAFSLSALNTNPIYNTTYFIVDSVMNLLLPVVLVCFMNCRIIMVLKRARTRTKKRGDFKRGQSEPDRGSFATMMLVTIAIVFVVCELPKVVESCFVIWRKWERTVSVTQSSSKANDHWFIIFIISTLSQAFNSFINFFVYCLTGRRFRRVLRTTLSLSDCKRRLCPDKDSFH, encoded by the coding sequence ATGAATACATCGGACAACGATTCGCAGGGTTTTGACTTCTGGACCCGCAACAACAAAACCTTTATAATTAGTTCCCGAGACATCCCATCAAGCTGTGAGGGGGCGTTGGCGACATGGCATGGGAATGCATTGTTCATTACATTGGGCTGTATCCTTGGTGTTGTCGCTTTAGTTGGAATTATCGCGAATATCCTCAGTATCGTTGTGTTTTCTCGCATGACCCATAAATCGTCCACGACATTTTTAATCCAGATGTTGGCATTTGTGGATAGTGTCTTCCTTCTGGCTAATATTCTTGTGTTTACATTATTCAACTGGTTCAGTGCATTAGGATATCTTTGTTCGTATTTGGTGATATTCTCCTCGGTGCTGCCATATCTATGGGGATTCCTAGAAATCGCCAGGGACTATGCTGTCTGGCTTGTTCCTGTGGTCACCCTAGAACGTTACGTGGCAATATATTACCCGCTGAGTATGTCCAAGTTCTGCCGGATTACTATCGCCTGGAAGATACTTCTTGGGTTATTCTTGTATGTCATCGTCTTCAACGTGCCTTCATTCTTGCAATACACGAAAGGGAGTTACAATATGGATATCAAAGGCAAGATTACTGCCTTTAGCCTGAGTGCCCTTAATACGAATCCCATCTACAATACCACGTATTTCATCGTGGACTCTGTCATGAATTTGCTACTTCCAGTCGTGTTAGTATGTTTCATGAACTGTCGAATTATCATGGTGCTAAAGAGAGCAAGGACTCGGACCAAGAAGCGCGGTGACTTCAAAAGGGGCCAGAGTGAACCGGACAGAGGGTCTTTTGCCACGATGATGTTGGTGACGATCGCGATAGTGTTTGTGGTTTGTGAGCTACCAAAGGTCGTGGAAAGCTGCTTCGTAATTTGGCGCAAATGGGAGCGCACTGTGAGTGTTACACAGAGTAGTAGCAAGGCCAATGACCACTGGTTCATTATATTCATCATATCAACACTTTCCCAGGCTTTCAACTCATTTATTAACTTCTTCGTCTACTGTCTGACTGGTCGTCGCTTCAGGCGAGTGCTACGGACGACCCTTTCTCTCAGTGACTGCAAGAGGAGATTGTGTCCAGACAAGGATTCATTTCACTAA